From the genome of Vicinamibacterales bacterium:
AAAGATCGAGTCCGTCCTGAAGGCGTGAGGGAGCCACGATGAGCGTCCCCACGGTCATCCTCGACCACCTCGTGTCGGCCACCGAAGAGGTGTTCGAGACGATGCTGTTCACGCCGCTCGAGCGCCGGCCGCCCATCACCGGGTCGCTCGAAACCCCCGCCAACATCGTGGCGAGCGTCGCGTTCGCCGGGCACCGCAAGGGGCTGGTCGCGGTGTACGCCTCGACGTCCGCGGCCACCCGGATCACGAGCGGCCTGCTGGGCATTCCCGCCCAGGAGGTGAACGGCGAAGTGCCCGACGCCATGGGCGAGATCGCCAACATGGTCGCCGGGACCTTCAGGAACCGCCTGGCCCAGTCCGAGCCGTCGTCGGAGATCGCGGTCCCCACCGTCACGATCGGCACCGACTTCTGTACCGTCTACTCGAGCGCCGCGTCGCGGGTCCGCTGCCCCTTCCTGATGGAGGGCGAGGCCCTGTCGGTCGAGCTCATCCTGATGGGCGAACAGCCCGCCGCCTGACACGCCCGCCCCGCCTGGCCGCCGGCCCCGCCGGCGGCCCGAACCACTCCTGTCCGCGTCGCACGTTCCCCTCCGCCCGATCGCATCACCACGCGCGGCCGCCCGCGCGGGCCGTCGCCGTCCGGACCGTCTGGAGGGAGCGCGGGCGGGCGCCTGAAGGGCCTACGCGGCCTGCTGGGTGTTGACCTGCCCGCGCAGCAGCACGGGAGCGCCGAACCCGGAGAGCTCGAACGCCTGGGCGAAGCCCGCGCCGGGCGCCGCGTCCTGGAGCGCCTCCCCTGGGGAGAGTGGGCGCGTGGCCGGGAGCGTGACATGGCTGCCGAGCGACTTGCCCTTGAGCCACGCATCCAGCCGGCCGCTGACCATGTTGGCCAGCTCGCTCACCGTGGACGATCGGGCGTCGTCGTCCACCTCGTCCTTCTCGCAGCCGAGCAGCCGCGTGCTCACCTCGTCGGCGACGTCCTGCGGCAGGACGAGTTCCAGGTGCAGGTTGAAGCGGCCGTCGATGTCCACGGTCACCTCGGACATGATGCCGGAGGGCCGCACGGCGGAGCCGTCGCCGGAGGGCGCCACTTCCAGGCCCCCCATCATCCCGAACACCTGGGTGACGGCCGACGACAGGCACGCGTCGAACTGCGGCGCCAGGCTCTCCAGCGCCGACAGGGGGCCCTGCAGGCGCGTGAACGGGCGGATTTCCTCGGTCAGCGTGTCGGGGATGAAGACGCGCCCCATGCGGGCGTCGAACCAGCCGTCCTCCTCGGTCGGGCCCACGGCGACGATGCGCGTGTAGGACACCTCGACTTCCCGGATCTTCTTGACGAGGACCTGCGGCCCCATGATGCCGAGCTGCTGCCCGACGAACACGAGGCTCACGGGCGAGCGGCGGTAACTGGCCAGCGCGTCGGCGCCGGACTCGGCCACGATGACCGGGCCGAACTGCCCGGCCACGCTGGCGAACGTGTGGCGGAAGTTCTGGTCGCCGTCCACCAGCAGGGCCGGCGAGTCGGCCTCGAGGCGGATCTCCTTCAGCGCCCGCGCCGCGACCTTGCGCGTGGCGCGGCTGGCCGTGAGGATCGGGCCGATCCGGCCCAGCACGGTGCGCTCGCGCAACGGCTTCAACAGGTAGGCGGAGACACCCAGCGCCACGAGCTTGCGGACCACCTCCTCGCGGCGCTCCTGCGAGAGCACCACGACGGGCAGTTCCCGGGTCTCCTCGTTGCCGCGGATGGCCTCGATGACCTCGACGCCGTTGAGGCGCGGCAGGTCGAGGTCGATGAGGGCCAGGTCGAACGGCTGGACCGACAGGATCTCGAGGGCGCGGACGCCGTCTTCGCAGTCGGTCACGTTGCAGCCGAGCGCGCTGGTCAGCCAGCGCTTGGCCACGAACCGTGCCGCCGGATCGTCGTCACAGACCAGCACCCTCATGACTGCGCACCTCGGCCGGCTGAGAACGGGAAGTACCGGCGCCCCACGCGCCCCGGCGTGCCGAGCGACGTGTCCCGTGCATCGCTCGCGCGGGTCGAAGCAGTCCTCATGCCACCTCTGAAATCGACCGTCGGACGCCTGGCTTGAACCGCCCCGGTGCCGACTCGGCGGCACGAAAAGCGGCCTGATTCAGATAGACGGCCCGGTCGCCGATTTTTTGGAAAGAACCTCGCACGTCACGAAATTGAATCCGGGCGCGACTCGGCCGATTACCGGACCGCCGCGGCCGAGCACCGCCGTCTGCCATGACCATCGAGACCTTCGCGCACATCGTCGCGCACGACCTCAAGGCGCCGCTGAACGGCATCGCCTCGATGGTCGATTTCGTCGTCGAGGACTACGCGGACCGTCTGGATGCCGACGGCCAGGATCAGCTGCGCCTCATCCAGGCGATGGCGACGCGCGGCGTCGCGATGGTGGACGGCCTCCGCGCGCTGACGCGGGTCTCCACGGCCGAGGTCCGGTTCCGTCCGCTGGACCTCGAGCCCCTCGCCGCCCGGGCCGTCGCCGATGCGCGGGTGCGCGAACCCGAGGCCACGATCGAGGCCACCATCGCGCCGGCCTTCCCGGCCGCGTGGGGGGACCCCACGCTGGTGCCCATGGTCGTCCAGGCGCTCGTGGCGAACGCGGCGCGGTTCCACCGCCAGCCCGTGCGGCGCATCGGCATCGGGCCGCTGGCCGCGTCCTCCTCGCCGATCGAGGAGGGCTTCACCGCCTTCGCCGTGAGCGACGACGGCATTGGTATTCCCGAGCGCGAGCGTACCGCCGTGTTCGACATCTTCAAGCGGCTCCATCCGGTCGACGCCTTCGGCGGCGGCGTGGGTGCGGGCCTCGCCATCGCCGCGTGCGCCGTCGGGCGTCACGGCGGGCGCATCTGGGTGGAGTCGGGCGAGCCGGGACGGACGGTCGTCGCTTTCACCCTGCCAGCGGCGCCACCCGCGTCGCCGGCGCCCGGGGAGTGACTACGCCGATGCCGCAGCGCCGCCGCCTCCTGTTCGTGGACGACGATACGCCCATCCTGCGGGCGCTCGAGCGCATGATGCGGTCCTACCGGACCGAGTGGGAGTGCCACTTCGCCGACGACCCGATCAAGGCGCTGGACGACGTCGGCCGGCTGGCGCCCGACGCCGTCATCACCGACATGCTGATGCCGGGCATCGATGGCGCCGAGCTCCTGGCCGAGGTGGTGCACCGCCAGCCGCTGTCGGCCCGGTTCATCCTGTCGGGCGAGGTCGGCGAGGGATCGCTCGTCCGGATGGCCCGGGGCGCCCACCAATGCCTGGCCAAGCCGTGCCGCGGCGACGTCCTGCGCAGCGTGCTGCAGCAGGCGCTGCTGAATCCCGACGACTTCACGACACCGGCCGTCATGCAGGGCCTGCTGCGCCTGTCGCGCCTGCCGGTCGCGGCCCCGCACTTCGAGGCCCTGCGAAGGACGATGGCGCAGCCGGCCAGCGACGCGCGGGACGACCACGCCATCGCCCTCATCGAGAGCTCCGGAGGCATCGCGGCCAAGGTGCTGCAGATCGCCACCTGGGCCCGCCTCGGGCTGGGGTCGCCGCCGACCGACGCCTACGACGCGTATTTCCAGCTGGGGCCCGACGCGGTCTGCGCGCTCCTCGAGTCGGATCTCCTCCTGCCCGTGCCTCCGCAGGAGACCACGCCGCTCCAGCGGGACGGCTGGCTGCGCGCGGAGCGCGCGGCCCGGGTGGCCGGCGCCATCGGGCACGCCGAGGGGTTGTCGGCGGACGAAACCCGGCGCGCCACCCTCGTCGCCCTCTGGACGGCCAGCGGTTCCCTCCTCCTCGACGCGGCCTGCCGCGACGACTACGCCCGGCTCGCCCGGCCTGGCAGGGGCCCAGGGGAGACGTCGGCCGCCGAGCGAGAGGCGTTCGGACTGTCGGCCGGGGCGATGCTCTCGAGGATGCTCAGGCTCTGGGGCCTGTCCCCCATCCTGGCCGGACCGGTGGAACGCAGCGACGCCGCCGGCGGCCTGCCGGTGGACGCGGCCCTTTCCCACCGTATCGCTTTCGCCGCGCCGTTCCTGGTCGACAACCCGGACGGCGGCCCCCTGCCGGCCGACGTGATGGCATGGCTCGCGCCGCTCGACCTGGGCGGCCGCCTGGACACCTGGCGCCGCGCCGCCGGCCGGGTCCTGGAACCGCCGGCAGCGGCATAGTCGGGCGGCCCGTCGTGACGCCGATGCCACCGCCCTCCTCCCTCGACGACGCGGCCCGCCTCGCCGAGCGCCGGAACTTCGAGGTGCTCGACACGGCCGCCGACGCCGACCTTGACGCGCTCGCCGCGCTCGCGGCTCACGTCTGCGGCGTGGGGATGGCCGCCGTCTCGCTCGTGGACGGCGACTGGCATCGGGTGAAGGCGCGGTACGGGTTCCCGTTCCCCGAGGAGTCGCGGGAGGCGATCTTCTGCGCCCACACCGTCCAGCAGGACGGCGTGTACGAAGTACCCGACGCCGCCGCCGACCCTCGATTCGCGGCGTCGGCCCTGGTCACGGGTCCGCCGTACGTCGCCTTCTACGCGGGCGCGCCGCTGACGACCGACGCGGGGCAGACGATCGGCGCGCTCTGCGTCATCGACCGCCAGCCACGGCGGCTGGGCACCGAGCAGCGCCAGACACTCGCGCTGCTGGCGCGCCAGGTGACCCGCCGGCTCGAGCACC
Proteins encoded in this window:
- a CDS encoding ATP-binding protein, which produces MTIETFAHIVAHDLKAPLNGIASMVDFVVEDYADRLDADGQDQLRLIQAMATRGVAMVDGLRALTRVSTAEVRFRPLDLEPLAARAVADARVREPEATIEATIAPAFPAAWGDPTLVPMVVQALVANAARFHRQPVRRIGIGPLAASSSPIEEGFTAFAVSDDGIGIPERERTAVFDIFKRLHPVDAFGGGVGAGLAIAACAVGRHGGRIWVESGEPGRTVVAFTLPAAPPASPAPGE
- a CDS encoding response regulator, coding for MRVLVCDDDPAARFVAKRWLTSALGCNVTDCEDGVRALEILSVQPFDLALIDLDLPRLNGVEVIEAIRGNEETRELPVVVLSQERREEVVRKLVALGVSAYLLKPLRERTVLGRIGPILTASRATRKVAARALKEIRLEADSPALLVDGDQNFRHTFASVAGQFGPVIVAESGADALASYRRSPVSLVFVGQQLGIMGPQVLVKKIREVEVSYTRIVAVGPTEEDGWFDARMGRVFIPDTLTEEIRPFTRLQGPLSALESLAPQFDACLSSAVTQVFGMMGGLEVAPSGDGSAVRPSGIMSEVTVDIDGRFNLHLELVLPQDVADEVSTRLLGCEKDEVDDDARSSTVSELANMVSGRLDAWLKGKSLGSHVTLPATRPLSPGEALQDAAPGAGFAQAFELSGFGAPVLLRGQVNTQQAA
- a CDS encoding response regulator, with amino-acid sequence MPQRRRLLFVDDDTPILRALERMMRSYRTEWECHFADDPIKALDDVGRLAPDAVITDMLMPGIDGAELLAEVVHRQPLSARFILSGEVGEGSLVRMARGAHQCLAKPCRGDVLRSVLQQALLNPDDFTTPAVMQGLLRLSRLPVAAPHFEALRRTMAQPASDARDDHAIALIESSGGIAAKVLQIATWARLGLGSPPTDAYDAYFQLGPDAVCALLESDLLLPVPPQETTPLQRDGWLRAERAARVAGAIGHAEGLSADETRRATLVALWTASGSLLLDAACRDDYARLARPGRGPGETSAAEREAFGLSAGAMLSRMLRLWGLSPILAGPVERSDAAGGLPVDAALSHRIAFAAPFLVDNPDGGPLPADVMAWLAPLDLGGRLDTWRRAAGRVLEPPAAA
- a CDS encoding chemotaxis protein CheX — its product is MSVPTVILDHLVSATEEVFETMLFTPLERRPPITGSLETPANIVASVAFAGHRKGLVAVYASTSAATRITSGLLGIPAQEVNGEVPDAMGEIANMVAGTFRNRLAQSEPSSEIAVPTVTIGTDFCTVYSSAASRVRCPFLMEGEALSVELILMGEQPAA